The nucleotide sequence CTGTTTGCCAAACACATTAGCAAGCTGGAAAAAGAGATGCTCAAAGCGTCGAAGGAACTGCAGTTTGAACAGGCCGCGCGTCTACGTGATGAAATCCTGCGTTTAAAGGCCCAGATGCTAAGTTAAGTCTCTGATCTGGCTATTTTTAGTTGTGCAAAACTAATCATAAATCTTACATATCGATACACAATCATTCACACGATGACGCTATTTTGGTCTACAGATTAATTGTTTTAAAAAACATGTGCTTCAGACTTCTGTTGAATGATCTGTGTAACGAAAAGGATGCTTTATGATAACTAGAAATCTCCCGCAAGCGGGTCTGAAACTTACCAAGATTGCTGTAGGTGGGGCGGTGCTATTAGGTTTAGGGCTCAGTGCCGCTACCATGACTTTTGCTGCTGAAACCAAGCCACTGCCTACTGTAGATAAGGTGAATCTGGGTAATTACCTAGGTACCTGGTATGAAGTTGCCCGCAAGCCACTGCAGTTCCAGAACAAATGTGACCGTGATGTTACCGCGACCTATACCTTAAATGAAAATGGTAATGTTAAGGTTGATAACCGCTGTATCAAAAAAGATGGTTCTATAACCCAATCCGTGGGGGAAGCATTTGCTCAAAATCCACCTTACAACACGCAATTTAAAGTCAGCTTCTTGCCAGAAGCGATCCGCTGGATTCCAATTGCTCGTGGGGATTACTGGATTTTAAAGCTGGATGATAATTATCAAACCGTACTGGTGGGTGAGCCAAAACGTAAATATATGT is from Acinetobacter sp. ANC 7912 and encodes:
- a CDS encoding lipocalin family protein, which encodes MITRNLPQAGLKLTKIAVGGAVLLGLGLSAATMTFAAETKPLPTVDKVNLGNYLGTWYEVARKPLQFQNKCDRDVTATYTLNENGNVKVDNRCIKKDGSITQSVGEAFAQNPPYNTQFKVSFLPEAIRWIPIARGDYWILKLDDNYQTVLVGEPKRKYMWVLSRTPQPDPAVVNEYLEYARSVGYDLSDLIQTKQTAR